Within the Silurus meridionalis isolate SWU-2019-XX chromosome 2, ASM1480568v1, whole genome shotgun sequence genome, the region CCACTGTTTTTTCCGTACAAGCTTTTGTACAAATATAATGCCTCGTCACAAAATGTCATGAGATGAAATTAAACACAGCTTCTTTAATATCAAGTTTGCATAttttctttgaatttttttgttcttgggCCATCTAATTTGCAGTGTATGTAATCCCTTCATCAAGAGCGTGAATATACTTATAGCCTGCATGCATTCAGGCTACAGTCCACTGCAGGACtccatgcacacactcatttacacctaCAGGCAGTTAAGAATCACTAGTCCACTTCCTGCCAAGAACATGAACATAATTTACACCTGTGATGCTTTGTAAAAATCTCAATAACTTCAgggtaatacaaataaaactcagGTGAAAACCAAATCTGTGTAAACAGTGTATAGGATGATATTCAAAGCACTATGAAAATAGTTATCATGCATTTGACTAAAGGAAAACATACCCAATCCATGAAAAGGCacttaaaaacaaagaaaattgtgtatgatttatttttttaacattacacttaaacaagcatttatttttttgatataAACACATTAGCACATAATAGCTGCCTGTCTACAATCATCAAAACCACAAGTGCTTTTCTAATCAAATGTACAACTAGTACTAAGTAATTcagtgcataaaaaaatatgtacgcAGTTATGTTCTGGTGGTCTCCACGACTGATGTGGAACCTCTTAAGTTGTTGTCAATGGCTGAATTGAGTCCACCGTTGGCTGAGTGTGATGTGTACTCTCGAATAAGCACTGGTGCATTTCTGAGCATCTCTTCAAAGTTTTCCACTATATTTGCATAGACCTGCCTCTGTAACACTAGAGGCCTGAAAAGGTTTATTGGTTCTGCAACCTGAAATATTGCTGGAACCCCAATTTCAAGTGGAACAAGTGGATTCCCAATGATAATGTGAGTTAGCCTCTTTTCCTGTAGGCTTTTTTGTAGAAAAGCCAACAAATCCCGCAATCTCTGGTCCAGGTTTAGCGGTCTCCATGATGTAGGAGATTTACTCAATAGTAGATGCAAGAATGCAGTTTTTAGATGGTAGTTTGTAAGGCCACTTTTACCTCCTAGACCTGACTGTTTTTTGTGCAAGAATGAAACGAGCTGTAGGCATCGGAGATGACAAGAGTTTCTTGGAAGTTTCTTTGCCATGTGTTTGAGCAAGTTTCTTTCATAAACAGAGAATGAGATATGCCAGTAGACATCTGTGGTGTTACTGGTGTCTGAAGGAAAATAAGAGATAAAGTATGCATGTGTGTCTTCAAGTTGAATAGCAGGTGTGATGTTTAAAACAACAACCTTTCCTGACTTGAACCTGACCTTCAAGGCACCAGGGAAATCTAGGTTTCGGAAAGTGAGCTCAAACTCATATTTGTGCGAGATTCGCCCCCATGCTCTGGTCACTGAGATCTGGAACCATTTCATGAACTGATCTTTAGACAGATAAGCAGTGTTTCTTGAGCAGAGCAGTTCTTCCAAAGCATGGTCATCGgctttgttattgtgttttttgttgtgtagCAGGCAGAGCATATCATCATCAAGTGCGGTATTGCCAGAGAGGCAGTCTGGGCAATTCTCACCAATCTTTACCAACTTAATCCTCCCACATCCTTGCATGTCCAAAGGGATGTTAGACGATTCACCACACCAAAGCTCAAACTGAAAGTGGTATGGTTCTGGTATTACAAATGGCACAATGATGTCAGACATAAAAGGCTTATACACTCTCCAGGACTCAAACATGCTGCCCACTCCAATAAAGTCCTCAAGTTCCATGTCAAACTCACGGTCACAAATGCTCCTAAAAGCTTCCAGAAGGTCATCTGCAAAGCCTTCAACAAACTCCTGCACTCTCCCACACTCATggacaaatgatttaaagttgGTCTCACAAAGGTTGCTTAGGACACTTTTGTCGAAAATCAGATTCTTAGGACTGACAAATCCACCATTGGTGTACGCTTCATTATCTTCAATATGGTCAGGTGCATCACCAGAGATCATGTCCTGTCTACAAACttcaatagtaaaaaaaatgacaagagaaAGTGTGCTCCAGAAGTACCAACCATAGTAGTCAATGCTAGAGTTTGTCACTTCTTCATCTGCCTTTGAGATCTCTTGTTCAAGGCGTTCATGTTCTGCTTGCAGTCTCTCTTCATGCTCCTTCATTCGGGCCAAAACGTCATGTTCCTCTTCGGGGATTGTAGTGTTCTCCTTTGGGAAAAGCAGTGGGTGGTTGAGAATAGCAGctgccacaaacacacaaacccgTGCTATATACCCCTGCATCCCTGCGTATCTGCGGAAAAGGTCAAATGTTAcagtttaatataaagaatGGAAAAGAATTAATAAGATTCTATTATAACACTGTTTCATGTCTTAAAATGTTTGGCATCACAAGAagtgtacattttaaacattttagtgaACAAGAATCGGCTTATTTTTAAGTCATTTTGCTGAATGCACGACGTGGTCAGCAAAGCATGAACCATCTAAAATTTAAGTTGAATGAGGCTGCAGTGAATGTAAAGGAAGGAAACAAACAGGAAATTGTGTAATTTGCAGATCTCAATCCGTACAAACATTTGCACAGTAAAATGCATTACTTAAACTCAGTTGTgcaaaacatttcacatttcataaacaaaccaaaatccatgagaaaaaaaactgaaaagttTCCTTAAAACCGTTACTGGCAATCTAATAAAAACGTAAACAGATTACCCGTTTCTATGCCAACATCTATTGcttattttaaatttcattttgaaAGGCTGGTTATTTTGTAATAATGCTTGTCATCAAATCAGTAAACAAACTAGCGGATTTAAACAAGACTTCCTGTCTACACAAGTTCATTTGTTAAATTTAGTACACAGGATTGTGATCATTTCACCAGTCAATGTCATGTAAAAGACATCGTATTTGGAGTCTATTTAGGGAAAATCTCTACACATCTGTATGCAGGCCTGCCATACAACTTTCCTGGGTCCTGGACAAAACACTTAAGAAGGATCCattcttaaattaaattaaatacaaaaattcctatattttattctaatACATTTCTTCTTAACTTTTGCACTTCTCCCTCATGCATCGTCTTAACAAACATTAGCATGAACTAAAGTATTAAAGAGAATACATACAATGTCACATATGAAAAATGTCTGTAATTCACCATGTTTTATTGAAGGTGGACAGTGTTATCATGAACAAAATGCTCTATGTCAATGGGAAAGCAGGACAGGTTCTCTGGTTGTCCTTGGTGTCAGAGGTGCTGTCTGGCGGTAGAATGTGCATTGCTTTGTGACCCTCATTCATAATACATGATGTAAAGTGCAGTGTGTCAAGGAACCCCAAATAAAAGCCCacagaatatttgttttaattcgTCAGTCCCAGTGTATCATAATAACTGTAGTGTTATTCTGCGCTGGATAGATATCTATTAGTGTGGATAAAACCTgagatcaagtcaagtttatttctataacggttttcacaacagacattgtctcaaagcagctttacagaatttaagagttaaggtgaatgatgtgtatttatctctgatgagcagccatggtgactgtggcaagaaataactcccttagatgttatgaggaagaaaccttgagaggaaccagactcaaaagggaacccatcctcatttgggtgacatcaagattatgtgtgattatagtctttaaacaatacagaacactgaagagagaagcactggagtggaagattatgagtaatgttatttctacagtcttatacagtaatttgtggttataaatctaggagctactgagcaatacataaaatagctcaacatttgagatcatcataaatccaacaccagcttctccatgccagatcCTTGGTGTAAGCCATACACCTTTTTAGTAAATACCAGCATATATTTAGAAATACACCTACTTTTGAGCTCATGTGGCTAACGCCTGTTTTCTTTATGAAAGATACAAAACAAGATACAAAAGCATCCTACATCTTATAATCGGCCAAATCAGCTATAATCAGCAGTCTGAAagcattactttttttgtttacagaaaCATCAGTTGAGTTAAACCATGTTAAGACTATATAATGTTAAAGTGTAGCTACATGCAGCTCTTTTCACCCACAATGACGTAAATAACTCAAACTAACGGTTCTCGACAACTTCCCCCTTTTTCGTTGGATTAGTTTCTCATTTTTAAACAGTTACATTTAGCATCAATTTCTTCAGacaaattaaaaaagcaaaccTTTCAGCGTTTTACTCTCAGAGTTTCATCTCCATGTGGTCCATGGTCTAAGAAGAAGCGCAGTGAAACAGTAAATGTGACTCGGGTGTTTTAGACTCTGTGGGTTGAGGCGGAGAACATTAGTAGTCATTTCCTGGAGCAAAGCCTCCGtccatttttccttttctttttttacttctccAAAAGAACGGATGAGCTGAAGCAGAATTTACTATACAAAACTGTCCTCACACTCCGCTCGCAGAGTATATAGTATTGTATTTCTACTAAATATATTTCACCGTTTTGGCATCAACGTGAAACTGGCTTATCAACAAGGCGCCTGAGTTGCCAAGTCCGCGATTTCCCCGCCGTCCTGGTTTCATTTCAGTGCTGCTCAGGGTTTGTTTTTTCTCACATCAAAGGTAATTATggaaaatctaaaatatatttagaataatTATTTTCATCTTAAAAATGAACTGTAattacaaatgcaaaaaaattaccagatatactgtaaatattcttTTGGTCAGACAGTTCATTGTTTGGCAACATTCCTTTTGCTTTGCAACTTTATGAAACCAaaccatagatagatagatagatagatagatagatagatagatagatagatagatagatagatagatagatagatagataataaaaAGTGTCGCTTATTTGTGGCAGGCAGGAGCATGTCCCCACAGTAAAATATTTGGTACACTGATTGTGGCATACTATAATTTATATAGTGGAATTCAGTGTTGTTCTCTGGTTATTAGGCAAAATAATGTACAGTCCGCCTAGCGTTTGATCGAAGAACTGCAACGTCCCACTTTACGGGTGCCTGTTTTTATAAGATCATGTTTCAGTTGATGTCTTATGTTTTGAGAAGTTCCTTGTTCATGTATATGTTCatgatttacacaaaaagtcacACTCTAATAAAAcgaaatttgtttattttttaagtttatattttattcatattcaaaagAGAAGCAGGtgaaacaaactaacaaaaaatgatatatgtaaaatatttgtattttaaaaatgtaaataacatatATACACCTTGAATTCCTCTAGTATGTATCTTTTGCCTAGGAACTACATAATGTGTATCTTTAAAGCTTTACTTTACTAAAGATAATTATTTTGTGCAATTAATCATATTACCAGGAGACAGATAGATGAATAAATAGGTCGATTTTTCTGTAtctatttgatatatatatatatatatatatatatatatatatatatatatatatatcaaatagaTACAGAAAAATCGACCTGACTCCTGGTAATCTGATTAATTGCACAGAAtaattatctatatatatatattagttttttttatacggACAATTTATTTGCACAAACCTTCTGTACCGTACTGGTCAGTGCTATAGTGTCTTTGTATCTAATGTGTTGACAGtcactgtgtttttctgtcttctTGTCTTATGTTGTCCTTTTTTGCAGTAAATGTTGCACATGGGTTTTAatagttttgtgtagttctttgtttctttttgtttgtttattttgtctgCTGTAGTGCCTCGGTCCTATAgggaacattgtttcatttcactgtgtactgtgtatatgGTTGGAACGACAATAAAAGAGACGCTTAATGATTATTGCAATGTGTGATGTAATTTTTGCAAAACAGCACAACTGGAAACACAATGTGCAGCGATTTAGCTGTGATTAACAGAGACAACACAGTTGTACAGTTGTACAGTGCAATGTATAATGAGCAGTATCAGTGCAGTAAGCAGAATACACATTGCAAAGATAAAGTCCAGTGAGTTTATTCTAGAAATATGCTCCAAGGCACAGCAGTGAAtagttttttctgtttgttaagAGTTTCTTGCTACGGTAAAGCTGAATGAGTCTTTTAATGAAGATATGCTGTTTGACCATTTTGGATAGTTTGCTTAGTGCCCTCTTTTATACAACCACCTCCCAAATCTCTGGAGCTCTCCCTGGAAAAATccatcattatattatatttcaaagAGGACAGCATACAGATAGactttaaaaatacaattcaaGAAGACTTTAGGAAGGAAATGCAGGATTTTTAATAAGAAAGCACAGGGCTACAGCAATTCtgcacagaaaacacaaacaatataaaacTATGTTTAACAGTTGTGAGTGAAAACTATAGTATGGTCAATAGTTCAAATTACACattcaaaatgaaagaaaagatgttcagcacttttaacaatggaccttgtaccaaagcagctttgcaaaaataaatagattatgtatatacttatttatatttttagtaataatattattaaattgatAAATTAGTACctatgtttatccctaatgagcaattAAGTGATGACACTGAGAAAAACTCATCCtggaataaggaagaaaccttgagaggactcACAAGGAAACCACATCTGGGGGACACCAAAGATGTGGTATAATGAATTGAACTATTCATTATAGTGTTGGGGTTATGAACTGTTCATTGATGGAGACTCGAGTGTAAAAATGTCCACTGTGATTGTTGTCCTATGCCAacgtagcagactgtttatatgaattgcagtccaaatccataTTCATACTTCTTGAGTTGTATCCTTCAGAGTAACAGCGGAGGACTCATACTGTGTGTAAAGTTCTGTTGCTTTAAAAAGTCATTTAATATGTAGACTATACCTATCTATAtgcatgttttatgtttaaatgtaggcAGTCTACCTATATGCATGCTTTAAGTTTGAATGTAAGCTATATCTACTCATGTGCATGTTTTATGTTTGAAAGAAGTTAGAaagaattgtttattatttgttttcataAGAGGTAATTTCGGGCAAAACTGATTGGTCTGGGGGTTCCAGCCATTCCTAATAATATAATTCCAAAAGAACACATTGCCATGTCATGTGTCTCATCTTTTCTCACTTCGTGCTGTGCACTGTGCACTGTCCTCTAGTGTTATTTTACTGTGTTCGGCTTTGATGCTGTGTGGTTATGCACCTGTTGGGTGGAGCAGAGGAAGAGCTGGAGCTTCTGCACTCATGGTGTGTTGGACTGAGTTAGTGTCTCCACTTAGACAGGGGTTGGTTAATGCCATTGACTTTTTTATAACCGAAAAGTAATCGACAAATACTGGAATGGGCTCTAAATACGGCACGTTTGAAGCGTTTTATAATTGTCTTTAAATACGAAGGGATAGGGTAAAGCGGATTGTTTGTTGTCTGCGTAATTTGGATACAGCTGGGTTGCATAAGTTGCTTCTACAGCCGACACTCTTTACTACACTgcgttgggtttttttttttaaattctaataGTTTTTCTAGATTTCCTCATGGATCGCTTAAAGGTAGTTTTGCAGTATTTTCAGTCGAACTCCGAGTCTATTTCTAATGGTATATGCGCAATGCTGGCTCTGGTAAGCGTGAAGCTCTACACGAGCTTTGACTTTAACTGCCCGTGTCTGCCGCAGTACAATAAAATGTACGCACTCGGTGTGATGTTTGTTCCGCCGATTATTCTCTTCTTTCTCGGTATTTTGGTTAACCGGCATACCGGAGTGATGATGGAGGAATGGACCAGACCCCCAGGCATGAGGGCCAAAAATCCAGCAGTTGTCAAGTAAGCATTCTCTTTGATATTCTCTTGCATATTGCActgaaaatttaataaatattttacatcttttttaTCATACAAGTCTATTTTGGTAGTCTTCTCTTAAACATGTTTCAGTCCATCAGCCTTATTCTctcttttatcttatttttttttacatgcaactCTCGTATAGGTACTTGTTTTCAGCTATGATGCAGAGGGCTATGTTGGCTCCCATGGTGTGGATCCTGGTATCTTTACTGGATGGAAAGTGTTTCATTTGTGCCTTCAGCATGAGTGTGGACCCTAAACACTTCAGTGGATTCCCCAATGACACCGGTCTGGATCAGATCAGGATCATGGCGAAGGTGCCCTGTAAGGAAGACAGCATCTTTAAAGACAACGCTTTCCGCAAAGCTGTCTCACGCTATGTGCGATGTTACTCTCAAGTGAGTgaacttttcacatttttaccaCACCATCTACAGACCACCAAGCATCATTTGTTTCTATGACTCTTTAGACTGAAGAGTAAAAGTACAATTTATTATAACCTGAAAAGGTTTATAGCTAAGTTGGACATAAACAACTGCTTGATGTCtatatgattatataaatattgtaaatttttTCTGCTACCTTTTCAGGCAATAGGTTGGTCCATCCTGCTGTGCCTTATTTTTCTGGGTGCAGTGGCTCGAGTGATTAAACCCTGCTTCAATTATGCCACCTTTCTCCAAACACGTTACTGGAGCAATTACCTGGATGTTGAAGCAAAGCTTTTTGATGAGACTTGTGTCCATCATGCCAGAGAGTTTGCCAGAAGATGTGTAGTGCAATTCTTTGAGAGTATTGAAGACAACGAGGTTCTCAGGATGCCACTTTCCCCCAACCTCAGATTCAAGAACAGCCAAAATGAGAATGAGGAAGAAGATGAGCGCCTCCACGGTGTGACCAGCAAGGATCAAGTGGATCACCTGCTTGAAAGTTGGTTTCAGTGCAGACCTGAGCTGGATGTGACCAAGATGGTGTATAGACCTACTAAATGCATTTCTTGGGAAGACCCTAATGGACATATACTTTACTCTGATGTGTGAAGTGACAGTAACAGATTCTACTAgtgcatgtatttaaaaaatataagaaataaaacttaCAAGTGAAGTGTAAATGTAAGGGAACCCGCTGAAATCGATTCAAAAAGAATTTAAAGGTCTTAATTGTGGTAATGGAAATTTCACAAAGTATATTCCTCCAAAACCATTAACTTAGTTAGAAATaagtggtttattttatttagaaattaagGATTTAATCATGTTCAAGGTCTCGTGTAAAGCCTTGAGTAAAAATTTTGTGCTACCATTGTGGGAAAAAAtgctatatttaataaaagatatTGCATAcagatacaaaaacaaacaggatttttttacttcagtttgGACCAGACCTTTTGACAGTCGAGTTAGAAACCTTGCATGCTCAGATTTGCCTGTGCCAGGACTGgatttgtttggttttgcaTGGCTCTCCCCACACTCATTCCTCAGCAGTGATATGCATATGAATATGATGCAAATGTCGTTGAGATCCATATGTCAGTAAATACAATAAAGAGACTTCAACGCTTGCTGAGATTGACCTGAGTAGATTTCTTTGATTTTGTGCCACATAAGagctattaattattataagaaTGTGCTTGAATGCTTAAATGTGACGATgataaatgattataataaacTTTTAGCTGAAAGCAAATTAGCCTTGTTAAATATTCGCAcactgttaaataaaaacaaaaaattaattggATTATATGAAAGAGGTATTGGGCGGTAAGGAGCGGCCAAATGCGCACTCATCCACGGCTACGTCTCAAACCACACACTAGCCTCCTAAATAGCATGTCAAAACTGCAGGCCAGGTGACGTCATGACCTGACATAAGCCTACAGCTGGATCCGATAGTATAGTGTTTGGGACGAAGCCCAGGTGTGCGCTCCTGCGACTCTTCACTTCTGCGCGTAAAGAGAAGCGGCTCGTCTGTTCCGGTAACTCATTTATCATTTCTGAGAAGTGAGATCGTATGtaggattaaataaaattgtatttaggatttttttattttaaaatacaaatattcgaCGCTGTTTGAGAGTTTTCTCGCCTTGTGATCAGTTTCCAAACGCCATTCTGCCAACATGGATAAGTTTCGGATGATGTTTCAGTTCCTACAAGCTAACCAGGAGTCTTTTATGAACGGTATTTGTGGAATCATGGCCCTGGCGAGCGCACAGCTCTATTCCACCTTCGAGTTCACCTGTCCGTGTCTGCCGGAGTATAATTACGCGTACGGGGTGGGAATTCTGATCATTCCTCCACTGTGGTTTTTTATGCTCGGGTACGTGCTGAATAATAACATCTCTGTGCTGACTGAGGAGTGGAAGAGACCCACAGGCCAGCGGCAGAAAGAACCGTCTGTGCTGCGCTACATGCTCTGCTCCATGACCCAGCGCGCGCTCATCGCTCCCTCCGTGTGGATCGCAGTCACACTGATGGACGGAAAGAGCTTCTTGTGTGCCTACAGCGCTAAGCTCGATCTGAGCCAATTCCTGAACCGGAGCCGCGTGTTCATGCCCGATAAAGACATGGAGAGACTGCTGGCCACTATTCCCTGCAAAAATATCTTCAACGCAAGTGATATCATCAACGGGGAGGCAGCATCCAGGTACATTCGGGTTATGTCGCAGgtaattttcacacacacacacacacacacacacaaagatctaGAGACTGGAGTCAATTTCTACagccttaacacacacacacacacacacacacacacacacacacacacacacacacacacacacacatatctagaGACTGGAGTCAAGTTCTACAGctttaacatacacacacacacacacatacacacagttttaGAGAGTGCTGTCAAGTTCTACagccataacacacacacacacacacacacacacacacacacacacacacacacacacacaaagatatcTCAGCACAGTAATTCTTATATGAGGAGCTGAACCATGCATGTCAGCCTTAATTCCTTCAAAATTGTTTTTCTTGATTTACATTGGTTTTAAGCCTACTGATGACAGTCTACAATGAAACTGTTGATCAACATGTGGACTTTTACAACCTTTGAACCCCATGTGGGTTTACACTAACCAAACCCACCAGGAGATGTGACCATGGCGAATATGGATGAATACAATGACTTTGCGTGAAGCTTAAATCTGAACAAAACAAGCAAATTATGCTTCGTCTCACACGTAttcacacatctctctctctctctctctctctctctctctctttctctctcagttcctctctctctcacacacacacacacacacacacacacacacacacacacacaaacatgcaaacatgAAAAGGTTTACAGGGAACTCAGAtgcatgaaaacatttaaaaaatatacccATATATTACAGTTAAATTTTCTGGGGGTGTAGAGAACGTTAGGAGCAGTTTGAGTCTAAGTATTGAGATTGAGATTAATAATTGGTTTTGCAACCAGTGGTGATTTTTCACAATGTCAGCACTATTGCATGAAAAGCACAAAAAGCTCAGCTCAACACTTACGCACATTGatacaacaaagaagaaaaattatttacCTGCTTACCTAAAGGTGGTCTTCCAGCTTGTGGGATTTGGCAATTGGGAGTAGGTCAGGAAGCTGGAGATTTCATGGCTCATCagctaaaattaaatacatttatggtgacttaaaaaaatagtaaaaaaaatatgaaaatatagtAATTCAGCTTTATTCACAATGCCTCATAAGTGATAGCTGAGCTTGTCAAGTGatgactttaaaacattttctgtttgtttcctcAGGCCTGCGGCTGGGCATTTTTAATGCTGATGACTTTTGTGGCCTTTCTGATAAGAGCAATCAGACCTTGCTTCACTCAAGCCATCTTTCTGAAAACCAAATACTGGTCCCATTACATCGATACAGAACGCAGGCTCTTCGATGAGACATGCAAAGAGCATGCCAAAAGTTTCGCTAAGGTCTGCATTCAACAATATTTTGAGAGCATCAGTGGTGAAATGATGTTGCCCAAGATGATTGTGAAGGACAAGGATGAAAAAGATAAAGGCAACAATGATGAAAAGCCTCTGAGTGAAGAAGAGAAGCTCCTAGGGATTCGTGAAAAGGACGACATGAATAGAGTTCTGTGGAACTGGCATACCTGTAAACCTGCACTTAGCATACATAAGTATGGAAAAGATGAAAACACTCACGAGAAGTCAAATTCCCCAGTTCACTTAAATGGTTATCACAGGCCGAGGTCCATGAATGAATGCACTGCGTATTATTCCAAGGTCTGACTTACAAGAATGGATAACATTTACAATCAATGCAGCAAAATAATGCTATGCACACACCCAAATATAACCTTAGCCTTTACCTCAATAAACAAATGGAAACCTATTGGCTTCCTGGCAGCTTGGTAGCTATTTGGGAGAATGTCAACTGTTGGATAATGGttaatgaatgtttttaatatttctcactttagacttttttatggaATATTTACACAGTGGTTGattgggcccctgagaaaggctcttaaccctctgctTTAAGGGTTCCATATTATTACTGACTTATTGCTCTGTTCTCAACTTCTTAACTAGCTGGGATATAAaacaatttcactgtgctgtccttctttttcctcttcttctaaTCATGGGATCTTTTTTAAGGCTGTGTGAAAAAAACTTCATGGGAATCTGTGTATCACATGGTGAAAGTGTGTATGTTAATATATATCTTTACCAAGAGGTGGTGCTGTTGTGCAATATTGACCGCGTTTAAATATCATATTATACGCAAAGATGGCTGGAAAAGCGGATGGGGAAAAAGTCTTCCTAATTATTAAATGTGCTCTTTGTGTGTGCTATCTCAGCTAAAGCAGATGTAAATGATCTTTTTGGACCCTTTTTATAGATTTTGCTTGACACAGGTTTTAGACTGCGAggaatttctctctttttactcTTAGTGTTTGCCTGGTTAGTGGTTTCGCCCTGCAGCCTCTTTTCGTGCTTTGAGTTTCCTGACCACATGTTTTGAATACTTCTGTTTTCCACTGGATTTGAAACCATTCACCAGCCCAACTCACGGAATATTCCTGCTGAGGAAAGAGATTTTAAAGACtgttttctta harbors:
- the LOC124396213 gene encoding inositol 1,4,5-trisphosphate receptor-interacting protein, giving the protein MQGYIARVCVFVAAAILNHPLLFPKENTTIPEEEHDVLARMKEHEERLQAEHERLEQEISKADEEVTNSSIDYYGWYFWSTLSLVIFFTIEVCRQDMISGDAPDHIEDNEAYTNGGFVSPKNLIFDKSVLSNLCETNFKSFVHECGRVQEFVEGFADDLLEAFRSICDREFDMELEDFIGVGSMFESWRVYKPFMSDIIVPFVIPEPYHFQFELWCGESSNIPLDMQGCGRIKLVKIGENCPDCLSGNTALDDDMLCLLHNKKHNNKADDHALEELLCSRNTAYLSKDQFMKWFQISVTRAWGRISHKYEFELTFRNLDFPGALKVRFKSGKVVVLNITPAIQLEDTHAYFISYFPSDTSNTTDVYWHISFSVYERNLLKHMAKKLPRNSCHLRCLQLVSFLHKKQSGLGGKSGLTNYHLKTAFLHLLLSKSPTSWRPLNLDQRLRDLLAFLQKSLQEKRLTHIIIGNPLVPLEIGVPAIFQVAEPINLFRPLVLQRQVYANIVENFEEMLRNAPVLIREYTSHSANGGLNSAIDNNLRGSTSVVETTRT
- the calhm3 gene encoding calcium homeostasis modulator protein 3: MDRLKVVLQYFQSNSESISNGICAMLALVSVKLYTSFDFNCPCLPQYNKMYALGVMFVPPIILFFLGILVNRHTGVMMEEWTRPPGMRAKNPAVVKYLFSAMMQRAMLAPMVWILVSLLDGKCFICAFSMSVDPKHFSGFPNDTGLDQIRIMAKVPCKEDSIFKDNAFRKAVSRYVRCYSQAIGWSILLCLIFLGAVARVIKPCFNYATFLQTRYWSNYLDVEAKLFDETCVHHAREFARRCVVQFFESIEDNEVLRMPLSPNLRFKNSQNENEEEDERLHGVTSKDQVDHLLESWFQCRPELDVTKMVYRPTKCISWEDPNGHILYSDV
- the calhm1 gene encoding calcium homeostasis modulator protein 1, whose product is MDKFRMMFQFLQANQESFMNGICGIMALASAQLYSTFEFTCPCLPEYNYAYGVGILIIPPLWFFMLGYVLNNNISVLTEEWKRPTGQRQKEPSVLRYMLCSMTQRALIAPSVWIAVTLMDGKSFLCAYSAKLDLSQFLNRSRVFMPDKDMERLLATIPCKNIFNASDIINGEAASRYIRVMSQACGWAFLMLMTFVAFLIRAIRPCFTQAIFLKTKYWSHYIDTERRLFDETCKEHAKSFAKVCIQQYFESISGEMMLPKMIVKDKDEKDKGNNDEKPLSEEEKLLGIREKDDMNRVLWNWHTCKPALSIHKYGKDENTHEKSNSPVHLNGYHRPRSMNECTAYYSKV